A stretch of DNA from Desulfosarcina ovata subsp. ovata:
AGCACCGCTACGGTAACCACGCCCCGACGGGCCAGGGTCAGCAGATCCTGTACGATCTCCGCCGCCCGCTGGCCGGCCTGCTGAATGGTCAATATGGGATCGCGCAGCGGGCTGTCGGCGGGCAGGTCAAGCAACAGTAATTCCGGATAGCTGACGATTCCCGACAAAACATTATTCAAATCATGGGCCACGCCACCGGCCAGCAGCCCCAGCGCCTCCATTTTCTGGGCCCGCCGAAGCTGCTCCTCCTGGATGCGCGACTGGGTAATATCATCGAAGATCCCCAATACCGCATAGATCGACCCCGTCGTATCCATCAGGGGCGTCAGCATATATCGGAGATAAACGGATTTCCCCCAACTTGTCTCGTAGGCCCCTTCATAGGTTCCCGCGATTCCGCCGACCAGACCGTCGTCGAGCTGCTCGATGAATTTTGTCAGAGCCAACCGATGGGAGCGAAACAGATTTAACGCCAGTGCGGCCTTAAGTGACGGGAAGCCGAACATCTCAATGAATTTAGGGTTGGCATCGCTGATCGCTCCGTCATTGTCGATGGTAATAATGCCCAGCGGCGCATGCGCCACCAAGGTACGAAACCGCCGTTCGCTGACGCGCAGGGAGGCCTCCACCGTTTTGCGTTTGGCGATATCCTGGCGGGTCTGCATCAGTGTCTGTTTCAGATCGCCCAGCATCAGTGCCGTTGTCACTGTGATCAGAACATTGATCAGCATGAAATTGATGCTCATCACCGACCATTTTTCAACCATATGATCAAAGGGCTGTGACCACAACGGCGCTCCGCCGGCGATAAAAAAACCAGTCCCCACTAATATGCACAGATTGATCAGCAACGACCCGACAGCGGCCTTGACACCGAGAAGGGCGGCGGCCATCACCGACGCACCAAACAACCAGATATAACCGGCGCCCAAGGGTCCCAGGGAAAGCATCAATCCGGTACCAAGGGCATACAGGATGATGCATACCCCCCATGCACGGAGGATAAACGGTAACCGTCTGCCAAACAGAATGGCCACGGTGGTCAGATACGCCATCGCATCCAGAAAGGCCACAATCCACAACGACTCGCGGACGGCCAGCACCACAGACGGAATCAGGGCGATCATTCCAAGCGTACCGGCCGTAAAACAGATCAGAAAAACAATCCGCTCCCGCCAGAACGTCAGGGGGTCGCCCTGCCACGCATAGGCCGGTATAAAATGGTGCTCGCATACGCGCCAGACCGCCAGGCCTTTTTCGATAAAGAGGGTTACCAATCTCACAACATTCTCCCGTCGCCGGTCGTGGTTTGATCTGGATGGATGGTACGGGCGACCAGATCACTGCCGGCGAATTTCCCGGAGGGTCTCTTCAAACTGCGGCGTCAGCGGGCCGCCAAGCTGGATCGCGTGCCGGATGGCCTCAAGGGCATCGTCGGCGCGACCCTGATCCATGAGCACCTGGGCAAGGTTGTTGAAGGCGGCACCGTCGTGGGGAAAATTGACAGTGGTTTCCCGGAAAACGGCTTCAGCGGCTTCAAGGTCTCCGGATTCGTACAAACAGGCCCCCAAGCCCAGTCGGGCGGCCAGGCTGCCGGGCCAGCGGGCCAGGGCACTCCGGTAAGCCCGGGCAGCCACGGTCCATTTTTTCAGTCGTTCAAGTGGGCCTACGGCGCGCAGGTAATCCGCTTCTTCGGCACGATCCGGCAACCGTGATGGCGGCAGCACCACAAGCCCCCAGTAATCCCCGCGCCGCCAGGTGCGGTTGAAGCGCTCCAGAGCCACATGCTTTTCCTGCGTCACACCGGAATGCAGAATGACGTTGCCCTTCTCCAGGTCCAGTCCGATCACCACCGCATAGTGCCAGACCGGGTACCAGGCCAAGCCGAGATTCTGGAGCACGATCACCGGATTTCCGGCCCGGAGCTCATCCAAAAGCGCATCGGGAGCAGGCAGGAGCCAGGCAATCCGGTCATGCCGGCGCACCGCTGCGATCATGGCCGACTGGAGGCTGCCTTTTTTCGAGAGGGTGAAAACTTCGGGAGTGAGATCATCCGGCGAAAGATGAACACCGCTCCACGAAAGCGCCATGGCCAGGGCAGCCGGTCCGCACTGGTAAACCTTCTGGGGAAAAAAGGGAACACTGTCTATCAGGTATCGGGGGGAATCCGCCAGCGGCAAGTCGGACCGTCTGAACCCTGCCGGCCCGGTACAACCCGTCATCGCCAGGACCGGCAACAGGATCAGCAAGAAAAGCAGGCACCATCCGGCGGCCGCCGGTGAATGGCCGCCGCTTTTTCGATCAATGGTGTTTTTTGACAAAAGGAAAAATATCGGTGTACCCCATGATATCGGTAATCAGCAGCACAATGAAGACAATCAAGGAAGCACCAACAATCACGCCCACGGTGCTGCCACCGGCCGGCAACTGGTCCATGCGATCGGCCAGGGCAGTGATCTCGGCGTCCGACAGGCTGTCGATGCGGGACGTGGCTTCCTGGACGTCGATGCCTTGGGAGACCAAGGCCTGCCGGACATCCTCGCGGGCCAGAACGGCATGCACGGTGGCGCGCGATTCGGCGACGCGACCGGCATCCAAAACCGTCTCGGCGGAAATCATGGCCGCCATGACCTGCTGATAGGGCGTAAAGATCACCATCATGAAAATGGCCAGGAACAGGCTGACCGGTCTTGCCAATGTTCGTACCTTTCTCATTCATCACCTCTCTTTTATTTAGGGCAGGATACGATCAAACCCCTCGACCCGACGGGAGAATCGGGCCATGGACGGCCTGCGGGGCAGTTGCCAACGGGCTCGACTGCACGGTGGCGTTTCTTTTAGATCTCAAGGTGGTGAAAAAGTCAAGCCGTCTGTGAGAAGGCTGGAGAGGTGCTGAGGGTGGGCGTCAATAGGTATCGAGCGCCTCGGGAAGCGATTCGACAAAAGCCCGGATTTCATCGCGCACACGGCAACGGCTACATGAAATAATTGAAAATATAGCCCACCAGCAGAATGCCTGTCCCGACAACGCCGATGAAGGTGCCGATCAAGCGCGGTTTGAGCACTTTGCGCAGGATGATCATCTCGGGCAGCGACAGGGCGATGACCGACATCATGAAAGCCAGCACCGTGCCCAGTGCGGCCCCTTTGCCCAGCAGGGCCTGGACAATGGGGATGATGCCGGCGGCATTGGAATACATGGGGATGCCGAGCAGCACCGACAACGGCACCGACCACCAGGCCGACTTGCCCATGAACGCGGCCATCATGCCTTCGGGGACGTATCCGTGAATGCCGGCGCCCACGGCAATCCCGAGCATAACATAGATCCAGACCTTGCCGACGATTTCGCGAACGGCATCAAAACCATAGCGAATCCGGGCCGCCCAGTCCTGGGCATCTTCGGGCAGATCCACTTTTCCCGCCTGAATCTGGAAAACCCACTCTTCCAGGTGGCGTTCCATTTTCATCCGCCCGATGACCCAGCCGGCCACCATGGCGATGCCAAGACCGGTACCCAGGTAAATCGCCGCCACTTTCCAGCCGAACAGACCGTACAGCAAAACCAGGGCCACCTCGTTGACCATGGGGGCGGCGATCAGAAAGGAAAAGGTCACGCCCAGGGGAACCCCCGTGGTCACGAATCCCAGGAAAAGCGGTACGGCCGAGCAGGAGCAGAAGGGGGTGACAATCCCCAGCAACGCGGCCAGCACGTTGCCCGCGGATTCGCGCTTCCCGGCCAGGATGGCCCGCGTGCGTTCCAGCGTAAAAAAGGAACGCACGACCCCCACGCCAAAAACCACCAGGGTGAGCAGCATGATCACTTTGGGGGTTTCGAAGACAAAAAATTCGACGGCACTGCCAAAGTGGCTGGTCATCGAAAACCCCGCCAATCGCGACAACAAATGCGTAAACAGTTCGGCAAGGCTGGACAGATGGCGATACATCAGAAACCATATGGCCACCAGCAATATGCTCCCGGTCATATATAAGGTTCCGGGTGACAGGTGGGTGACAGCGGCTGAAATGAGCGTCCCGCCCGTTCTTTTCGTGTTGAAGCCACTGCCTGCGGTTTTATTATTTTCAGGTGTCATGACGCACGTCCCTTTCATGCTGTGTCCGCCCTTCGGTAGTTTCACTTCTGACAGTCACAACTGATATTACCGGCAATGATCGCTTTCCACTCACCGAGCACATCGTGAGTCCAGCAGTCATCGGCACCGGCGGCTTCACGCATGGTCAGGGCCAGGATGTAAGACAGTTCCTTGACCGTCGCACCGGCTTCCAGGGCCCCCTTGAAATGTTTCAGAACACAGGGTTTCGAGCGCCCCTTGATGGAAAGGGCAAAACAGATGAATTGGTAGGTCTTCTCATCGATGCTCCGTTTGCTGGCATACAGAGCATCCATCTCATCGAGCATTTCGGCGAATTCGGGGAAAAATTCGGCTAACATCCGCATGTGCTATATCTCCTTTTTGGTTATCGACACGTTTCCCGTCCCTTAACGCGTGGCCTACCGAATCCAGGCCATTACATCTTTCTTCTTGGGCACTTTGCCCACTATTTTCACCTCGCCGTCGACCACCACGGCCGGTGTGCCGAATACCCCATAACCGGCAATCTGCATGACGTCGGTGACTTTCTCTACGGTTGCGGTCACACCGCTTTCGGCAACGGCTTCCTTAACGATCTGTTCTGCCTGTTTGCATTTGGCGCATCCGGGTCCCAATACTTTGATCTCCATTTTTTTCTCCATTGTTGAGTTTATCCGTTGATATTTTGAAATGACTCATGGTCACTGTTTTGTTGCCCACCCATCACCGCTCTTTGCTCACAACTCACCCACCACGGTTCATGGTCTACTCACACCGCCATCAGGCTTCCGAAAATCAACCCGCTGATGGTGGCCATGACAACGACCAAGGCAACAAAGGCAACGGTTTTTTTGGTTCCCAGCACGCTGCGGATCACCAGCATGTTGGGCAGGCTCAGGGCCGGACCGGCCAGGAGCAGCGCCAGGGCCGGTCCCTGGCCCATACCCGCGCCGATAAGCCCTTGCAGGATGGGCACTTCGGTAAGCGTGGCGAAATACATGAACGCGCCCACCACCGACGCGAACAGATTGGCCCAAAAGGAGTTGCCGCCCACCAGGCCGCTGATCCACTGCGAGGGAATGAGGCCTTCGGATCCGGGCCGGCCCAGCAAAAGACCCGCCACCAGCACGCCGGCCAAAAGCAGCGGCATAATCTGCTTGGCGAAATCCCACGAGGCCGTGAACCAGGACTCGGTCTCCCCACGGGTGGTGGTCAACAGGGTCGTAAACGCGATCAGGCCCACGGAAAAGGCGATCAGGGGATATTGCGGGGCCATCAGGGCCGGGATCAGAACCGCCACCGCAGCGATAACCAGTTTGTAAACCTTTACGCGCATCCAGCGGACCATCAAAACGCCCAGCAAAAATGCAAACCCGCCGGCCATCAGCCACTTGGCGGCAAACACCGCCGACCATAAACCGCCCGCCTGTTCCGGACGGCCCCATGTGGCGGAAACCAGCAGACCGATCATGGCAACAAACAAAAGGGTCGTCTGCCACAGCGGCCGCTCGACTTCCGGCGTCGGCATGTGTATGGCGGACGCCGCCTTGGCCGCTTCTTCCTTCCGGAAGAGGAGGTGCATGAACAGACCGATCACCACGCTGAAGAGAACTGCGCCCACGGCCCGCGCCGCACCGATTTCCGGCCCCAGGATGCGCGCGGTGAGGATAATGGCCAGCACATTGATGGCCGGCCCCGAGTACAGAAAGGCAATGGCCGGTCCCAGTCCGGCGCCGCGCTTCCAGATGCCGGCAAACAGCGGCAGCACCGTGCACGAGCACACCGCCAGCACCGAACCGGACACGCTGGCGACCCCGTAGGAGAGCACTTTGCTGGCACCCGCACCGAGGTATTTCATCACCGATCCCTGGGAAACGAAAACGGCCACGCCGCCGGCAATGAAGAAGGCCGGCACCAGGCAGAGCAGCACATGCTCCTGGGCGTACCACTTGGCCAGGGCCAAAGATTCGATCACCGAACCGGTGAAGCGGGTGCTGTCCACGGGCAGGAAAAAGAAAAGCAGAAAACCGCCGACGATCCAGGCCAGCGGTTTCCAGATCGTGGCCCAGTCGATCAGGCTGGGTTCCTCGGGTTCGGCCCCGGCAAGTGGGGTTTCAACAGTTTTGTCCGACGGGGCCGTGGAGAGGGTTTCGCTCATGATGGGTTGCTCCTGGATGTTCCCGGCCTCCTGTGATCAGGAGGATCCAAGTGTTTCACATGATTCCTTACATCGCGATTTATTCATATATAAAGGACAAAAAAAATCAGTTCTTGTTCAGGATCTCATAACGATCGATCCGTTCGATACCTTGAAGCAGGTCACAGATCTCACCCTCATCGTTCAGCCAGTGGCGCAAATTTCCCAGGATTGAGGCCGCATAGGCACTCTGCCGGCCATCGGCCAATGTATAGTTGACCCACAGGCCGTCCTTATGCGACGCGGCCAGCCCGGCATCCTCTAGGATCTTCAAATGCTTGCTGGTGGTGGACTGGGCACTGCCGAGGGCGGTCTGCAGCTCGCAGACACACATGGAACGCCGCTCCAATATTTTCAGTATCTTGACCCGGGTGGGATCGGAAAGAGCCTTCATGACTCTGAGAAATTCCTTCATCAAACCCTCCATATCGCTCTTATGGAATATAAAGAAGCTTTCGGATGATGTCAAGCAGCAATTCTGATGGTTTTGTAAAAAGCAGCTGAATCGGCGCCGGCCAATCAGGCGCAGAGCCCCAAACGGGCGGCAATGCGCCGAAGCGGCCGGAATCTGAAAAACCGGATCAGCCGGCTGAAACCGCGCATCACCTGGGCGATCTCTTTTTCCACCGACGGCTCCACGCGGCAGAAAGAGATCACACAGCGCTCCGGCCGCAAATGGTCGGGGAAGAGACAGGGACCGACACCATTTTTTAAAAACAGGCAGTCGGCCGGGAAAAAGGTCTCATGGGCCAGGCACGCGGCCATGGCGGGTTCCAACTGTGGGGCCAGGGCAAGGATATAGATCAGGTCCCAGCCGGTAATGATATCGGCCACATGAATATTCCGGCAACAGAGGCCCTGGCAGCCGGTCATGCACTGGGCCAGAATGGGTGCGGCTTGGCGGGTCAAGGCCGCCTGGGCCTGACAAATCTCCTGGCAGATGGCCAGAAGCCGCCGCCGCTCATCCGCGTCCAGGCGGTCCAGCTTTTTCCGCGCCTCCCTGAACTGGTAGTTCAATCCCATAGGAGGGGTTAAATAAACCGCGTCATCATCTGCGCAATTATATGATCCACATTGTCCGCTGTAATGCCGTGGTGCGTGCAGAAAGCGTCCACCTTGGCCCGGCGTTTGGGACGCTGCATGTCCTCGAGGCGCGTGAACAGCCCCATCCGCCGGCCCACCTGGAACCGGCACTGTTCCTCGTCCGGCAGGTCCAGAAACCGGTCCAGCAGCGCCAGGATACCGGCTTTGGCCTCTGGCAGACGCCCTTCGACTTCGGCAAACAGATTGAGGATATGATCGCTGGCGATCATGCTGGTAATGCCGTCCAGGGTCGCTACAAACAGGCGGATCTCCCGCACCGTATCGGTATCGCCCAGTTTGACGAATCGCCCGCTGCGCTGATCCTCGGCCAGGGGAATCCCCTGGGGAATCGCCAGCGACCGCAGGCGGATGAAATCCGGATCGATCTGGTTCAGCGCATCGGCCGTCTCCAGGGCATGTTCCCGTGAGAGCGCCTTGCCGCCCAGTCCCGGCATGACATATTCGGAGAGTTCAATACCGGCCTTTTTAACCTTCCGGCCGGCCTTGACCTGGGTCTGTTTGTCAACCCCTTTGCGAACCATCTGCAACACGCTGTCGGCGCCGGACTCCAGCCCCATGTGCAGGCGGTTCAAACCAGCGGCACGCATCTCGCGCAGATGGTCGTCGCTGATGCGGGCAACGGTGTGGGCCCGGGCATAGGAAGTGATCCGCTCCACCCAGGGAAAGCGCCGGCGCAGGTGAACAAGGATCCGGATCAGGCTGTCGGGCTTGATGATCAGGCTGTTGGCATCCTGAAGAAAAATAGAACTCATCCCGCCGGCGTACCAGTTCAGGGCGACGCTGAAAAGATCATGCTCATGGGGCGCAAGGTCCTGAACAACCGCGGAAATGTCCCGGCGCAGAATACTGCCCGATTCATCGGCCAGCTCCTTCAGGGTGTCCACATGGCGGTGGATGCCTTCGATATCCTCGATGACGTGGGATTCGGGACGTACCGAAAACCGGGATTCCTTGTAGACGTGGCAGAAGGTGCAGCGGTTCCAGGGACAGTTGCGGGTCACCCGGACCAGCAGGCTGTGCGCTTCGCTGGGCGGACGGATGGGGCCCTGCTCGAATCCGTGGTAAATATCCTTATCTTTATTTTGCTTAGGCATGGGAATGTTCTCCTGTCTGAAAGCACGTTTTCTCTTGTATACCCTTCCCACTTAAAAATAAACCCTTGGGATCAAAGTCAAAGGCCGGAGTGAATCATTTCAGCAAAGCGAAGGCAGCGACATGCACAGCACTGCCAATTCGCCTTTGACAATGCCCGATGGCATGCCTTATTGTAATCACTTTAATCATGTGTCCGGTGTCAGAGCATTGAAAGCCACACGTTATGATCAAAAAGTTGATTTTATTAGGAGTCGCTCTTCTTCTTATTTTAGCCGGAAGCGCCGGACTCCTCTACCGGCACCTCTTATCATGGGCCGAGCGCCCCATGGCCGAGCCGGGGCAGGAAAAACTGTTCACCCTGCTTTCCGGGCAGGGACTCAAGCAAACGGCCAGGGCCCTGCACCGGGAGGGCCTGATTTCCGACGCCTTGCGGTTTACCATCTTTGCCAGAATCGACAAGAAAGACAAACTGCTCAAGGCCGGAGAGTATTTTCTCTCCACCAGCATGACACCCCGGGAAATTCTCGGTCAGATGGTCGAAGGCCGGGTCCGCCTCTACCGACTGACGATTCCCGAAGGCTACAACCTGGTTCAGATCGCAAGGGCCGTTTCCGCTGCCGGCCTGGCCGACGAGAAATCGTTTCTCGATGCCGCCCGCAATCCGGAAATGGCCCGGCTGCTGGACATCCCGGCCGACACCCTGGAGGGGTACCTCTTTCCGGACACCTATTATTTCCCCCGGGGGCTGGACACCGGCGCCATCGTCATCACCATGGTCAAACAGTTCCGGGCGGCGTTCAAGCCGGAATGGACGGCACGGGCCAAGGCGCTCGGCATGACCGTCCATGAAGTGGTCACCCTGGCATCGATTGTGGAAAAAGAGACCGGCGCGCCGCAGGAACGCCCCCTGGTGGCCTCTGTCTTTCACAACCGGCTGAAAAAGGGCATGCGCCTGGAAACGGACCCCACAGTGATCTACGGAATTACCGATTTTGACGGCAACATCAAACGCAAACACCTTGAGACCTACACCCCGTACAATACTTACAAAATCCAAGGTCTGCCGCCCGGTCCCATCGCCAGCCCCGGCGCGCTGGCCATCGAGGCCGTACTCTACCCGGCCGAAAGCAATTACCTCTATTTTGTTTCCAAACGGGACGGCACCCACCATTTTTCAACCTCCCTCAAGGAACATAACGCTGCCGTACGCAAGTATCAGTTGGGAAATCGATCACGTTGAACGCACAGACAAAGAAACTGAGATCCGGCTTCACCACCGGTGCGGCAGCCGCTGCCGCGGCCAAGGCCGCCCTGCTCCTGCGCCTGACCGGCCAGGCGCCCGACACGGTGACGATCACCTTTTTGACCGGTACCACCACATCGATTCCGGTCCGCCAATGCCGGTTCGAGAGTCCGGAAACCGTCTGCTGCACGGTGATCAAGGATGCCGGGGACGACCCGGACATCACCCATGGCGCTGAAATCGGCGCGTGTGTGCGCCTCGAAGGCCCTTCCAGCGATACGTCGATTCGCATCACCGGCGGCGTGGGCGTCGGCACGGTCACCCGGCCGGGCCTTGAAATCCCTCCCGGTCAACCGGCCATCACACCGGGCCCGCTGACCATGATCACCAACAGCATCCGGGAGGTTCTTGGCGCGCATCCCACGAATCGGGGCATCCATGTGGAGGTCTTTGTGCCCGAGGGAGAACGGCTGGCCCGCAAGACCCTCAATGCCAGACTGGGAATCGTTGGCGGTCTCTCCATCCTGGGCACCACCGGCATCGTCCGGCCCATGTCCCACGAGGCTTACGTGGCCACCATCGAAAAATCCATGGACGTGGCCCGCGCCGCCGGAATGAGTCATCTGGTACTGACCACCGGTCGCCGCAGCGAGCGGTTTGCCCAGCGGCGCTGGCCGGACCTGAACGAAATGGCCTTTATCCAGATTGGCGATTTTTTCCAGGTGGCCATGGCGGCCGCCGCCACCCGCGGCTTTGCCACCGTGACCCTGGCGGTCTTTTTCGGCAAGGCCGTGAAGATGGCCCAGAACATTCCCCACACCCATGCCGCCAAATCCGAACTGACCCTCGGCACCCTGGCCCGCTGGACCCGGGAACGGACGGCGGATCGGTCGCTGGCCGATCGGGTCGCCCACGCCAATACCGCCCGTCACGCCTTTGATCCCCTCAAGGCCGGAGCACCGGCAGTCATCCGCCATGTGGCCGAAATGGCTCAGCAGTGCGCCGAAGGATTTGCCGAAGGCAGGATCATGGCACGCTGTGTCATTTTCGATTACGACGGCAGCAGCGTGGTTGACACCCGACCGGATTGGGGATAAGGTGCTCAGTTAATTTGTTTTTTGGGAAGGATCGTCATTGTCACCCCCGATAACCATCATCGGTACGGGCGTCTCGCCCGACAACCTGACTGCCCGCCAAATGGCCATTATCGGTGGCGCCGATATTCTCGTGGGCGGGGAACGCCTCCTCGCCCCGTTTGCCCACCTGAAATGTCGGCAGCGTATCATCGACAAGGATCTCAAGGGCCTGGGCGATTTTCTGGAGCAGCAGATGGCGGCCAGTGCCATCGTTGTGCTCACCTCCGGGGACCCCCTCTTCTTCGGCATCGGTGCATTTCTTGCCCGGCGGCTGGGAACTGAAAACATCCGGGTGATGCCCAACGTCTCGGCCGTGGCCTGCGCCTTTGCCCGCCTGGGCGAACCCTGGCAGGACGTGCGCGTGGTCAGCCTGCATGGCCGCAGTCATACCGGAACGATGCTGCGCTATCTGGCCACCGGAGAGACCGTGGCCGTTTACACCGACCCGGCCCACGGACCGGCATGGCTGGCCGATCTGCTGATCAGAAATGGATTTTCCGACCTTTCCCTGTGTGTTCTGGAACAACTGGGTACGTCGTCGGAGAAAATTCTGCGGCTCACCCCGGAAACGGCGCGCCAGACCGTTTTTTCCGATCTCAACCTGGTGGTGTTGAAACCCGACCCCTCCCGTCAGCAACAGCCGGATCTTTTTCCGGGCATGCCCGACGACCGCTTCGTGCATGAAAACGGGTTGATCACCAAGGCCGAGGTCCGCGCCGTGACCCTCTCCCATCTGCGCCTGTTCGACCGGGCCGTTTTCTGGGACCTGGGGGCCGGTAGTGGGTCGGTCTCCATCGAGGCGGGGCAGTTCATCACCCGGGGCAGCATCGTTGCCGTCGAGCAGCAAGCCCGGCGGGTTGGCCATATCCGGGAAAACCGCCGGCGTTTCGGAATCGGCAACCTCACCGTGGTCGAAGCCCGCCTGCCCGACGGCCTGGCCGACCTTCCCGACCCGGACCGCGTCTTTATCGGTGGCGGCGGCAGCAATCTGGCCGCTATCGTAAAAATCGCCGCCCACCGTCTCAAGCCGGCCGGCATCATCGTCATCAACACCGTCCTGATCGACACCCTGACCATTGCCAGACAGACCCTGGTTGATCTGGGGTTCGAGATCGACATGATCCAGCTGCAGGTCAACCGGGCCACGCCCATGCCATTCAGCCATCGATTCGAAGCGGCCAATCCGGTGTGGATCATTACCGGCAGCCGCCCCCAATAAGCATTCAAAAGAAAGTTGACCGTCATGGAACCCTCCCCATCCAGCGATTCAAACGTTTCCGCCCCCAATCCCATCATCTTCTGCGGTGCCGGTCCCGGCGACCCGGACCTGATCACGGTCAAGGGACAGCAGGCCCTGGCTGCCGCCGACCTGGTGGTCTATGCCGGATCATTGGTCCCCGAAGCCCTGCTCAAGTGGACCCGGCCCGGTTGCCGGCACCTGAGCAGCGCCGGTCTGCACCTGGACGAAATGGTCGCCTCCATGGCCGACGCCCACACCGACGGCAAAAAAGTGGTCCGCCTGCACACCGGCGACCCCAGCCTCTACGGCGCCATTTTCGAGCAGATGGCCAAGTTGTCCGAGCGCGGCATCCCCTACACGGTCATTCCCGGGGTAACCGCCGCCTTTGCCGCCGCCGCGGCACTGGGCATCGAATACACCCTGCCGGAAATTTCCCAGACCCTGATCCTCACGCGCATGGCCGGACGCACCCCGGTACCCGAAGCCGAGACCCTGGCCGCCCTGGCCGCCCACCAGGCCACCATGGCCATCTATCTGAGCATCTCCATGATCGACGAGATGGCCCGCACCCTTGGGGATGCCTATGGCACGGAGGCCGTCTGTGCCGTCGTTTACCGGGCCAGCCAGCCCGACCAGAAAATCCTCTGGACCCCCATCGGCCGGCTGGCCGAAACGGTCCGTGAGGCCGGAATCAAACGCACCGCCCTGGTGATGGTCGGCCGGGTGCTGGACGTCAGCCTGGAGACACTCAAGCACCACTCCAAACTCTACGACCGCCATTTTGCCCACGGCTACCGGGATGCGGAGAAACGGCAGTGAAATCCGACCGTCCGTCCCGCACGGCGGTCTGGGCCCTGACCCCCAACGGTGCCCGCCTGGCCTGGGCCCTTTCCGGAAAAATCGCCGACAGCGAGCTCTTTCTGTCAACCCGGGTGGCCGCCGAAATGGACGGGGCCAACCGTTTCGAACGTCTGGCAGATGAAGTCGATCGCGTTTTCAACGACTTTTCGGGCCACATTTTCATCATGGCCACGGGCATCGTGATCCGCAGCATCGCCGGGCATCTGGTTCACAAAACCCGCGATCCGGCCGTGGTGGTCTGCGACGAGGCCGGACAGTTCGCCATCAGCCTGCTTTCCGGCCATCTGGGCGGAGCCAACGCCCTTGCCAGAGAGGTGGCCGGCATCACCGGCGGCCAGCCGGTGGTTACCACGGCCACCGATGTCAACCGGGTGGCGGCCATCGATCTGATTGCCGCAACCAACCGACTGGCCATCGAAAACCCGGCGGCCATTAAAACGGTTAACATGGCCCTGATTACCGGCGCGCCGATCCGCATCCACGATCCTTACGGCATTGTCATCGGGCAGCTGCCGGCAGAACAGGTCATCCGTTGCCCGCCAAACGGATTCGACGACGCCCAGGCCGCTGTTTTCGTGGATCACATCCGGCTTGACCTGCCCCCCCATGTGCTGGTATTGCGGCCCCCATCCCTCGTCGCCGGCATGGGGTGCAACAGAGGTA
This window harbors:
- the cobM gene encoding precorrin-4 C(11)-methyltransferase, translated to MEPSPSSDSNVSAPNPIIFCGAGPGDPDLITVKGQQALAAADLVVYAGSLVPEALLKWTRPGCRHLSSAGLHLDEMVASMADAHTDGKKVVRLHTGDPSLYGAIFEQMAKLSERGIPYTVIPGVTAAFAAAAALGIEYTLPEISQTLILTRMAGRTPVPEAETLAALAAHQATMAIYLSISMIDEMARTLGDAYGTEAVCAVVYRASQPDQKILWTPIGRLAETVREAGIKRTALVMVGRVLDVSLETLKHHSKLYDRHFAHGYRDAEKRQ
- a CDS encoding cobalt-precorrin 5A hydrolase yields the protein MKSDRPSRTAVWALTPNGARLAWALSGKIADSELFLSTRVAAEMDGANRFERLADEVDRVFNDFSGHIFIMATGIVIRSIAGHLVHKTRDPAVVVCDEAGQFAISLLSGHLGGANALAREVAGITGGQPVVTTATDVNRVAAIDLIAATNRLAIENPAAIKTVNMALITGAPIRIHDPYGIVIGQLPAEQVIRCPPNGFDDAQAAVFVDHIRLDLPPHVLVLRPPSLVAGMGCNRGTDVEEMRGLLETTLAANHLAPASLRTLATVDLKADEPGLVALAETLNVTITIFTRDRLKTVAQVPNPSPMVEKHIGVKSVCEAAALLATHWGRMLVPKQKTTNVTVAVAADGSISSASVPADRPT